Proteins found in one Ischnura elegans chromosome 11, ioIscEleg1.1, whole genome shotgun sequence genomic segment:
- the LOC124168383 gene encoding uncharacterized protein LOC124168383, translated as MPDPGTAIGAESAPAGSMLDRVAVRVPPFWPEKPALWFAQLEGQFRLRGITQDDTKFWYVVSHLENRYALEVEDIITDPPSEGKYDRVKSELIRRLSASQEQRIRQLLEREEMGDRTPSQFLRQLRTTAGPALPNTFLKTLWLGRLPASMQAILATQGDEELEKIALLADKAHEVTPEHHIASLQDGPRIATLEKKIDDLAKQLAALTTDTRKPRRSRSRSLSRKRDPEERNKGLCWYHWRFGSKARKCSSPCSYSQENDQGPRL; from the coding sequence atgcCGGACCCTGGGACTGCTATTGGAGCCGAATCAGCCCCCGCAGGAAGCATGCTGGATCGAGTCGCCGTTCGAGTCCCACCTTTTTGGCCTGAAAAACCAGCCCTATGGTTTGCGCAACTGGAGGGACAATTCCGACTGCGCGGGATCACGCAAGACGACACGAAATTCTGGTATGTTGTCTCACACCTAGAGAATAGATACGCCCTAGAAGTGGAGGACATCATTACCGATCCGCCCTCCGAGGGAAAGTACGATAGGGTAAAATCTGAACTCATTCGAAGACTTTCGGCCTCGCAAGAGCAAAGAATCCGACAATTGTTAGAGCGTGAGGAGATGGGGGACCGGACACCTTCACAATTTTTGAGGCAATTACGGACCACTGCCGGCCCTGCATtgccaaatacttttttaaagacCCTCTGGTTAGGTCGCTTACCAGCATCCATGCAAGCAATACTGGCAACCCAAGGTGACGAAGAACTTGAAAAGATAGCTCTGTTGGCAGACAAGGCACATGAGGTCACCCCTGAGCACCATATCGCTAGCCTACAAGACGGGCCCCGTATCGCAACGCTTGAGAAGAAAATTGACGACCTGGCGAAGCAGCTGGCAGCCCTGACGACCGACACCAGGAAGCCACGCCGAAGCAGATCGCGTTCTCTTTCGCGAAAACGAGATCCGGAGGAGAGGAACAAGGGCCTCTGTTGGTATCACTGGCGTTTTGGTTCGAAGGCTAGGAAATGCTCATCTCCTTGTTCGTATTCTCAGGAAAACGACCAGGGCCCTCGTTTATAG